The DNA sequence caccactaactggggactttagcaaagctgagtcacaatctgaaaaggttcacccagttatgtgtctgtggcatttgtgtatccggtggtaatactggaagacaaagtgcttagggccacagccaagactcataagtagctgtgttcaagaatcaacatgcttaactaggaaagtcaataacactatccaaaattctaagttcctagagatgccaatcactctaaacttcaaaggaaaaagtgagatgccaaaactgttcagaagcaaaaagctacaagtcccgctcatctaattaaattaatattcattgatattctggaatttatagcatattctcttcttttatcctatttgattttcagttgcttggggacaagcaacaatttaagtttggtgttgtgatgagcggataatttatacgctttttggcattgttttcatatagtttttagtaagtttgagctacttttagggatgttttcactagtttttatgttaaattcacatttctggactttactatgagtttgtgtgtttttctgtgattttaggtaaattctggctgaaattgagggatttgagcaaactctgaagaaggctgacaaaaggactgctgatgctgttggaatctgacctccctgcactcgaaatggattttctggagctacagaactccaattggcgcgctctcaacggcgttggaaagtagacatccagggctttccagaaatatataatagtccatactttattcgaagaaagacgacgtaacttggcgttgaacgccaaatacacgctgctgtctggagttaaacgccagaaaaacgtcatgatccggagttgaacgcccaaaacacgtcataacctggagtttgacgccaagaaatgcctctactcgtggattgatcaagctcagcccaagcatacaccaagtgggccccggaagtggatttatgcatcaaatacttactcatgtaaaccctagtagctagtctagtatatataggacatttatctattgtattagacatctttggtctcagttttgttttattcttcatattaggagatcattgatcacgttagggaggctggccattcggccatgcttgaacctcTTTTacgtatgtattttcaacggtggagtttctgcacaccatagattaagggtgtggagctctgctgtacctcaagtattaatgcaattctattttcttttattcaaatctctcttattcttattccaagatattcattcgtacccaagaacatgatgaatgtgatgataagtaaccctcattatcattctcacttatgaacgcgcgtgattgacaaccacttccgttctacatgcaacagagcttgaatgtgtatctcttagattccccaacagaatcttcgtggtataagctagatagatggcggcatttatgaggatccggaaagtctcaccttgtctgtggtattccgagtaggatcctgggaatccggaaagtctcaccttgtctgtggtattccgagtaggattccggtaatgaatgactatgacgtgcttcaaacttgcaacctgctgggcgttagtgacagacgcaaaagaatcaagggattctattccagtaggagcgggaaccaaccagtgattagccgtactgtgacagagtgcgtgagcattagttttcactgcgaggatgggatgtagccatcaaccatgggtgatgcctccagacgattagccgtgcgactgacaaccgcataggatcattttcccgagaggattgaaagtagccacagctgatggtgaacccctatacaaagcttgccatggaaaggagtaagaaggattgagtagaagcagtaggagagcaggcgtccttgagccatgcagcatctccattcgcttatctgaaattcccaccaatgaatctgcataagtcttctatccttttatttaatctattcttttatctttattttcgaaacccataaaccattttaatctgcctgactgagatttacaaggtgaccatagcttgcttcataccaacaatctctgtgggatcgacccttactcacgtaaggtttattacttggacgacccagtacacttgctggttagttgaacggagttgtgaatttaaccaagagacacaatagtttttgtgtatatgctaaagagccaatattgatgatcacaatttcgtccaccagtttgcttaagtgacaaacaaaacttttgtacgaaagaattctctgttggtttaggaactatacttacaacgcgattatatttgtgaatttctttaccgatagaaaatcagtACGtcaagggtcttcctagaataatgGATACATTCTTGTGTTCTTCCATATCCAACACCATGAAGTTTGTGGGAAACACAAAGGGTCCAACCCTTTCAATCATGTCTTCAACTACTTCTGATGGAAACTTGATGGAGCCATTAGCAAGCTGAAGGCAGATGTGGGTAGGCTTGACTTCTTGGATCGCAAGTTTCCTTAGTAGTCATGAAGGCatcagattgatgcttgctctaagatcacatagggctttccTTGTCTAACTGTCTCTGAGAGTGCAGGGTATCacaaagctcccagggtcttgaAGTTTCTCCGATAGGGTCCTctggatgactgcactgcatttttcAGTGAGGAAGACTGTCTTTacctccctccaatccttcttgtgGCTCAATAtatccttcatgaacttggcataggaGGGTATTTGTTCAAGAGCTTCTGTGAATGGGATCTTGATCTCCAGTGTCTTGAGGTAATTCACAAACCTAGCAAATTTCTTATCCTTTTCTGCTTGACGGAGTTTTCGAGGATATGACATCCTAGTCTTGTATTCAGTTGTGCTGAGTGGTGCAGGGTGAGTGTTTCCTGAACTAGCATGTGCATGGCCTCCCCTCtctaggcgttcaatgccctactGATCCCttcttggcattaaacgctaACATTGCCCCATTCTAGGCGTTGAACACTAGTGTTGCCCCCCccccttctgggcgttcagtgcccttGGTAATGTCCTGGGTTGCTGTGTTTCCACCTTCTGATGTTTCCTCTTCCCCTTGCTTCTTACTGTTCTGAGATTGAGTGGTCAGGGACCTTCCACTCCTCAATTAGATGGCTTGGCACTCTTCTCTTATCTGTTCAGACAAATGCTGTTTGGCCTGGTTCAACTGCGCCTCTATAATCTTGTTGGAACCACGGGTTTCTTGCAAACTTAGCAACTGTTGTGTGAGGGAGTGTAGCTACTGGGCCAATGATTCACTTTGTTTTGGAGGGTCTAAATCAGTGGACACTGCCTTGACCTCTCCTTTTATTGCAATCTCACCAGGTGAGTAGAGATGCTGGTTGCTAGCAACTGtcttaatgagttcttgagcttcttcgattgtctttctcatgtgtatcgAACCACCTGCCGAATGATCTATGGATATCTTAGCCCTATCTGTGAGTCTGTAATAGAAAATATCTAGTTTAacccattttgaaaatatttcctTGGGGTATTTCTGGAGCATCATTCTGTATCTCCCCTAAGCATCATGAAGAGACTCATTCTCTTGTTTGAAGCCTTAAATGTCCAACCTTAGTTGGGTTAGCTTCCTTGGTGGAAAGTATTGGTTCAAGAATTTGTCCACCAGCTTATGCCATGTTTTCAAGCTTGATTTGGGTTGAGTATCCAACTACCTCTTTGCTTGGCCTTTCACAACCAATGGAAAGAGCAGCAGCCTGTAGACATCCTGCTCTACTCCTTCGGCTTGTACTGTGTCAGAAATCTGCAGAAAATTTGCAAGGAATTCTGTGGGTTCTTCTTGTGAAAGTctatgatactggcagttttactGCACTAATATAATCAACTGTGGGTTGAGCTCAAAGTTGGCTGCCGCAATAGGTGGTATACAAATACTCCTTTCATAAAAATCAGGGGTGGGGGCGTATAAGACCCCAAAGGTCTTCTCGGTTGTGCACTCTCAAGTGGATCCATAATGGGTTTTTCTTATTCCTGCTTACACAAACAAGAAGCAAAGCAAAGAAAAGGTGGGGGCCTCTAAGTCAAAGTATAGAGAGCTCCCAGTGAGATGTCCTAAAGAgatatgaaataaattaaagtaatattgcggataataaagacaaaaaaatttaaaatagggaTATAAGAATCAatctaaaatttcaaattttaagacTTAAAAGAGAAGAGAGCTTTaaaatataaacttttttttatgaaattagaAAGGGAAACAAATTAAAGGGAcgccaaattaaaaaattttaaaatcaaataaaagaaaacaccTAAAATATTTTGAtcacaagaaaaaaataacaGGTGAAACAAGATAGAAATCAAAAGTTCAAGAAagcaaaatatgaaaaaaaaattttttgaaaatcaagatgaaagaaaaataattagcCAAAACTACTAAGAaataccaaaattaaaatttttcaaataaaagaaaattaacaatgaaaattgttgaaaaaatagagaaataagtaaAACTCAAAATTGAAAAATCAGAAGGAAATAAATGGTCAAAAACTGATAAAAGTACCTGATCTAACGAGCAAGACAACCGGTAGTTTGTCattctcgaacaatccccgacaatggaGCCAAAAAATTTGTGCGCGAAAATGAAActtgcacaactgaaccagcaagtgcaccgggtcgtccaagtaatacctcaggtgagatgagggtcgatcccacgaggattgttggattgagcaagttgTGGTTATCctgtagatcttagttaggcgaatAGAAAAGATAATAGTTGTTGTAGGcacataaaatagaataataaagaaagcaattaagaaTTGACGTAGAAACAATAGTAAGAAATCAGTTAAGGCTGCGGAAATGCTTGTTCTTCCGAATTAATACGtcttactgactactttaacaatgagtgattcattcaatgacaaggctgtaagtgattaagccagaAGTAGTGGTAATTAATCTCTTCTGATCTAAATGAAATGCCCGAATAGGTCAATCAATTTGGATGAGGGTGAAGCTCatgcaattcaatctctgatgacactactcaaaacgccacagacaaggtcgaatcttctggatcggGGAATGAAGCTCTATGATTCCACCCTTAATGCCATAAGgacctcaattacccatgactaaTGAGATCTcctgtcacatatcccaattagcccaaaTAACTTGTTAGAACCCGTGATGCACTCTTAagttgtagctcaatactatccgagtcaggactcgtaaagaactcatgtagaataaggggtcatactctcATTCCATCGTGGATTCATAAATATGAAGAACGccaatacatcatagaatgaaatcaaacatatattagagtagaaaagtaataatattaatctataggaatgagcagagctcctatccttatCCAAGGAGGTTTAGCCACTCATATTTTACAGAAATAAAGTGTGATAAGTTCTGAGAGGCTAAAGATCATAAACATGGGTAATCTttccctatatatactaatctaacaattaaaaattataaaaatgaaataaactaaGCAGAAAGGTGCGAAAATTCACTTTtgggcccacttagtgagtgtttagATTGATGCAATTGTGAGGTAGAATGTTTCTTTTGGCCCAGTCAATCCCATCAAAGTATTTTTCGTAAATGCTCTcacttttgataatttttttgttttttggaggGTGGCTCTACGACGAAGGAGAAGGAGAAACAATAGCACTATCCTTAAGAGAATCAGAAGGGATTAGTCGGCTTGCTATAGTTAGGATGATCTTTTTTGGAGCTGTGGGGCCAGAATGCAACTTCCTAGGGGAAGATCGGGAGGAAGCACCCTCGGCCTCTTCATCTTGAAGGCCCCAAGCTACCACGATCTTTCCGATTTGATGCAGATGTCTCATAGCAGCAGTCTTAGGGGCCATAGTATTTGGTAAACAAGAACAAAGGCacattagaaaaacaaaatacaacTAATAAATCATAGAAGTTAAAGGTCGGGAGATTACCTAGCTCAGACCAAAGCTGACTGGGGTGTCATAAGAATCTCCTTATGTCCAAGTAAGGAGCCCAGCCCCAGCACTCTAGCAACACATTCACAAAATATTTGTCGAACTCATCTAGGGGATCTACATTGTACTTACTTATAACAGGATCTTCTTGCGAATCGAAAGGAAAGGATGACTCCTCATTCTCATCTAAATAGAAAAGGTCAGACACCTTCTACAgaccatatttcaaagaaataattcttgaagtcatGAAAATATTCATCAAAAATGGGAAAAACTTTTCTACCCTGGGCGGCGTGAAAGAAAAACCAAGAAGATTTTTCTTTCAACGTCCCGGGCTTGGTCAAGACAAACAAGTAAAAGAAGACCTTAGTAGAAGGTCAGACATCAAGTTCTCGGCAGAGAAGCTGAAAAATCTTTAAGAAggcccaggaattggggtgaagttaaGAAGGAGCAACGTTACAAGCCCAAAGAATATTTGATTCAAAATCGGTAAAAGGGACTGAAATGCCTAAGTTTGAGAAACAAaaatcataagcgtaaaagaaaggGCGTTCCGAGTTATCCAGAGGAGGAAAACATATTCTCTCTTCGGTATCGGGCACTACTAGCTCATAATTTCTCTCATCCTCTCTGTTCTCACAAATTTTATGGTGTCTACGGAACTCCTCACAATATTGCTTATCAACTACGGAGACACAAGAAAGAACAGAGATATCTACCCAATTTAGGAGACTAGGAGGAACTTTAGTCGACGTATTCACAATAACAGAGTGCGACATAAAGGCTACATCTACAAATAAAAAGTGAAGAAGCCGTTACTAAAAGGGCTCGGACATAGTCCAAAACAGGTCGGGTAAAAGCAaacaaaaccaatcaacacaGTTTCACAAGTCGTCTACATACTAAAAGTGTCAAAATGGTATCCCTCATATGCTATCAGTAATGACATCATCACATAGCAGCGATACCATTGGGAGCAACACAAACGTATCAAAATGATTACAGCTTTCAGCAATTCCAGAAAAGCAATCCAAGTCAACAAAAAGGAAGTTTTCAGGCGAAGTAACAGTAGTCAAACAAAAGCAAAGTTTTCaggataaaacaaaatcatcatcaaaatcCAAGTATCAACAATAACCCATTGTCTACATTTATTCAAAGATCATTCAAGAATAACCGCGAGACAGACAAAAACACAGAGCTACTGATAAAGTAAAATACAAATATTTTCAAGAAAATGAAACACCAACCTTGATGAAAGTCGAAATGGAGGGGATCACGTCAAACAGAAATTCACGGACGATCCTCTTCGATTAAATGTGAGCCAAGATAAAGAAAATCTTGGGACAGGGAATTGCAAACAAAGGAGGAAATTTTTTCTCCTGTAAACAAAGACAAATTCTTGGTACTGCGAAAAAGAAAGCAAGAGAAAATCTTTTCAGGAATGTGAAatgggagaagaagcggggccaAGGTGCTTTTATGATAAACAAAAGGCAAAAAGGCCTCTTAACTCCTCTTTAAAAATGTGCGCGGATCCCAAGAAAAACTGATGTGCAATGTTCGCTCCGCATTAAAGGAGGCAAtgttcaaattttcgaaaacacgtCGGGAATGCTACCTTGAAAAAGTAGAGTACTCGACGTCAAATCAAAGGGCCACGAATTGCTTGAGACCGACCTCTTGAAAGCTCGagactcaagcaggggcactgttcataccctaacccAACAAATAAAGCTAGCCCCCATAATGAAGAAAGGCCCACCAAAAGAGGAGGCCTCTATAGCATACCCGaactctttaaagaggtcggacacCGTGAAGGAGCCTAGCTCTACCTGCCCAAACAGGTAACTGCCTCAGCGATTTCTCTGCTATCTCTATCTTCCCTAAAAGATAGACCTCAACAAACTCCCAATATAAAAAGGAATGGTTATCTATCAATAAAGATGGAACTACTGCAACAAAGGTGGTTATCaaatctactataaatacactgacacccctcaagtATTATTTTCGTtccaatctactaaaaatctgGTAAAAGCCcttactgacttaagcatcggagtttcTTGTATGTACCACCCTCCACCTCCTCATGAGGAACTCAGACGGCAATACCTCAGCACGAGAAAACAAGTCAGACGTTGCCCTACAAAGAATTTGGACCTCACATCCAGACTTAAATCAACGTTTCAGGTATCTCTCGAaatagtacatatatatataactcaTGTGAAAATCAAATTGACTCACGAGTTAGCTTAACTCATTTCCAATTCTAATTCCAAATCCTACATACAGGGATTGAATTTTGTTGTGatgcaaattttaataaaatttgttatcttatatatatatatatatatatatatatatatatatatatatatatatatatatatatatatatatattagaattaattGGACTTGTGTAGAGTTATTTGCACCACAAATAATCAATGttaaaaagtaaagtaaaagttATATTAGGTTGATTATTTGTTAAGCACTTCCTTCTTTTGAGAGCTCTTTTCTATTTGCTTGCTtcctttttgaaattttttgggtGGGCTAAGATAGTAGGTATAACAACACCGTCAGTCTGgaataaaatcaaaatctaatAACAGAGAATCATTACAATGATCATGATAATGGGTTTGATAGCAAAGAGTCGTAAAAAATATAAAGTAGATGTTGGGATGAGTATAGCCATTGAAACTTGGTAGCACTATTTGACAGCCTTGTGGCAGGagagaaaaaacaaataaatattgtCTTTGAAAGCTTCATTGCCACCAAGAAAGTAATTGTCGATGGAGAATAAattaaggaaagaaagaaaaacttaTATGCATTAAGAAATTCCACATAGCTATCTATGGTGTGCCTAAAAGGCTGTACACTCTACACACACTTGCATATGAAAAGCTCATAGGAGAAATTAACATTAAAGATGGAATTTTCAATTTTCTCCATGTCCCACTACTAATCTCTAAGAACACCTCTCTCATCCATATTGGATTCTTGTGACGCAAGAACCAAGAAAGAAGCCAGTtgaaatttgatgagagaaaaagttaaaagaaaatcATGCACAATCAAGTGCCTTGATGTCCCATTGAAACTAGAATACTTTTAAGTCTAAAACCTAAATATAACATTGTGGACAAACTATTCCATGGAGCTTCTGGTGACAGCTCcatcgataataataataataataaatagtgtGAGACAAGGTATTAATttataggaaaagtatagggagccaatggtctAAGCGTACAAtttgtacaatggaggtttaagaagtattagagatatgaccattagtgttacattgtcctatcaggttacgcttttgggatgagtggatTCATGACATGATATTAGAGTTTTAGATCCAAAAGGTCAAGGGTTCGGATGGTTATTTTGAATAGTGTGggtaatgttcattttattcattgACCAAAGgtttagcccattgtacacattgtacacttaggccattggctccctagcactacCCTATTCATTTTTTATTAAGTATGGTATAAATGAATCtacatcttttttaataattgaaatatgaaaattataAGTTGATATAATGTCTAACACGTGtgtgtattatatataattatgataatcaatatccataaaataaaatgttaGAATACctaccattttatttttattttgtcggTAGTCTAAAATATTATTCATGATTGAAAATTGGTATGGGCATGAGCACATATTCTAAAATCTAAATAGTTTCTTCACTTCTAAGGTGATCATATTCTCCAAGAATTAGAATAGGGTCGTCATGCTTTTGATCATATCTTTAAATAGCTTTGAGCTATTGACCCACTATCTTCGCCTAATGAGTATGCAACTGCACTAACCCATATACATGCAGCTTTATCTTATTccccataaaaataaattaaaaatataaaaaaaatagtcaaattcaGATAACTCAGATTTCTGAAAGAGCCACTTTGAGCGTGAGGTGATGGAGACTTTAATGGACCCTCTCCTAAAAAACATTTCAACTTCCAGAATGATGATACACCCTCTTTAGCTACTCTACTGTTTGTTCTTGGTGCCAACGCTGTGCAATAAACCACAACCTCTAAACTTGAATATTGGGAGTTTGGGActttatgagaaaaaaaaaaagggtattgGGACTCTTGATAGAAATGGAATGTGCACTGTTATCTCAATTCTCAAGTTCAAATCACTTGGTTACTGGTAAAACAATTTGCCTACAAAATCAAGTCACAATACAAAGACAGCATTGTCAATTTCTCATTCAGCCTACAATAACATTAGTCGCAAGGAATGTACTTTAATTAAATTAATGTGACAAGGATAACACAGAGTAACGATACTAATAAATACTAAAATGGAAGTCAGATTTTTTTCCCTCCAAAGAAATGCAGCAGAGCATGGTCGCATTGTACTTTGGTTCATTAGAAAAAGAGCAGGCACTAGGCAGAATTTAACTAGGGATTATGAGATATCAATGGTAAAAGCTAAAAAGTAAAAAGCACTCATCTATATGACATACTAATTGAACATTTAACCTCATTCTGGCTTCCATTTAGATTACAAATTCTAATTAGATAACATTTTCCTTGTACAATACAACAGTTACATCCTATTACTCTACAAAAGCTAAATCCTACTTAAAAAGAACTATACCCTTATAATTTCTCCACAtggtaaaagaaagaaaagtgttTGTCAATGGTGTTGAGAGTTTTTTTATCAACATCAGTGGTCCCAACCAGTTTCGGTACAGAGTAATCCGATTCAATTGCCGGTGATTCTCAGAAGCTTGATTCTTGTGTGTTTCACTCTCTTGAAATGGTATTCTTCCAGAATGTTCATCCGAATTGAAGAATCGGAACTTCAGCTCCAAGCACGACTTCAAATCCTCTTCGCTTCTGGCTTTATTAGTTTTGTCAATAAGATCACTTATAGTTGACAACCTTTCAGTCCACTTTCCCTTTTTTGAAGCATAATTAGTTTCTTCAGGGATTGGTTCATTGATTGTCAGTAACCGAAAACTTCTGAAGCTTCTTTAATCCCTCATCAACAATTTGCTGTATTCTCGTTCTCACACCATGACTTCATTAATCCGATTCAATTTCGTCCTCCATCACAAGAGGATTAGGCTCAGCCGCAGAGGGTTCACTATCATCCAAAGACTTAACAGATAACACTTCTTCCAGTAAACCTACATTCTGCATGTATTGATCAAGAGCTTCGTTTTCCGCTTCAATGCTTCGGTCTTTGTATTCCTTTAACTTGGAAAATCTCCATTCGTTGATAGCAGCAGCAACCTGTAATCACTCAGAATCCTATTACTTCCTGTTGAAGGTGCAGCAAGgtgatgcaaaaaaaaaaacaattagatGAGAGagcaaagagaaaaaaatgagaaatggAAATGAATTCAATTGAAATAATGATCAAAATCACACTTTACACTAACAGTTACATTTGTCGGCTATTATAGCAAAATTTGcataattaaaaattatctaaCCTACTACTTAGCAGTAATTTACGCAACTAAATTAGCTTCTACTACTTATCAGTAATTTACGCAACTAAATTAGCTCAATTTGCCTAACTAGCTAATTTTACTATATTGCATAATAGGAATGTCTATTTCTTAGCTGTCAATTAATTTTTCCACTAGATAACACCCTCTCTCAAGTTAGGAGTGTGAAAATTTACCAATTCTAACTTACCATATAGTGTATGAAATGTAGCTGGGGCTAATGGCTTCGTTAAAATGTCTGCGATTTGATCGGTTGTGGAGATTGACAGCAAATGAATGAGATCCTCCATGAACTTGTCTCAAACAAGATGACAATTAGCCTCAATGTGTTTAGTGCTCTCGTAAAAGACGAAGTTGGAGGCGATATGAATGGCTGATTGACTATCACAATAGGTGCTGATAGGCCTGGTGGAGGCATCCTGAGGTCCTTCAGAAGAAAGCTTATCCAAATGGCTTCCTTGATGGCAGCAGCAAGAGCGCGATACTCAGCCTCAGCTGAGCTACATGCCACAGTAACTTGCTTCTTACTTTTCCAAGAGACTAAAGCACTGCCGACATAGAAGCAATAAGCAAAAATAGATCGTCTTGAATCTGGGCATGCAGCCCAGTCAGAGTTAGTAAACCCAATGACACAAAGATCTGAATCAACAGGAAAAAATATGCCTATGGCAGGAGAGCCCTTGATGTATCTTAATACTCTGTGAGCTGCAGTAAGATGAGCATTAGTCGGGTGATCTGAATATTGACTTAGCTTGCTAATTGCAAAGCTAATGTCGGGCCGTGTATTAGCCAAATAAAGTAATTTGCCAATCAGTGTTCGAAATTTACCAGAGTCAGTCAGTTGGGTGCCATCATCCTTGCTTAGCTTGTTGGTATAATCCATAGGAGTCGTGGATGGTTTACAATTCTCAAAACCTGCATCCCAAAGCAAATCTAAAGCATACTTTCTTTGATAAAGCATGATACCTTTCTTGGACCGAGCCACTTCCATACCAATGAAAAACTTTAAGTCCCCTATGTCCTTTATCCTAAACCGATTATCCAAGGTAGCTTTAATAGCATTGATCTCATTTATATCATTACCAGCTAAGActaaatcatcaacataaaccAAGACTACAGTGAAACCAAAAGCAGATctcttggtaaaaaaaaaaaaactataatctGACTTGGATTGCACATAACTAATTTCAATCAAATCTGACTTCAACTTTGTATTTCACTGTCTGCTTGCCTGTTTGAGACCATATAAAGACTTCTCAAGCTTACAAACTTGGCCAGGCTTCACATCTAATCCTGGTGGTGGCCGCATGTACACCTCCTCATCCAAATCACCATGTAAAAACATCGTATTAACATCAATTTGTTTGAGATACCAACCCTTGGCAACAGCCAAAGCCAACACAATTCTCAAGCTAGTCAGCTTCATCACTGGACTGAAAGTGTCACAATAGTCAATACCAGGGACTTAAGTAAACCCTTTTGTTACCAAGCGGGCCTTGTGCCTCTCTATTGTTCCGTTAAGATGGTATTTCACCTTAAACACCCACTTACACCCAATTGTCTTCTTGCCATGTGGAACGgaagtgagcttccaaatttggCTCTGCTCAAGTGCGATAAGTTCATCTTTGATGGCTTTGATCCAGCAAGGTTGAGTTATGGCGTCACTATAGTGCTTGGGTTCAATATTTGAGGAGATATCCAAAGAAAATACAGTATGAGATGCAAAAGATTTTCCATATGACAAATACTTAGATATTGGATACCTTTCATGTGTGAAGTTGGGTCTtacttctctctagatttagttttttttttatcatcttgtgttgaatttttgaattgggTCTTATTGAATTGAGCTTTATTTGTTTAATCTTAATTTCTCTAGTGTAAATTGCTTGGATCTTGTGTTAgaattttgttttctctttcttttcccttcttcatctcattttgtaaatcttgtgGATTTTGAACTTTTGTtaatgcattgatgttttctatgGTTTATAGTGTTACTTAAGTTGttttctattgataattgttagtgggtaacTTTAATCTCTAGTTAATTTTGCAATTTAGATATGTCTTTAGTTATtgcctaccatgtgtttgatgaaatgttttcattgattatgg is a window from the Arachis hypogaea cultivar Tifrunner chromosome 1, arahy.Tifrunner.gnm2.J5K5, whole genome shotgun sequence genome containing:
- the LOC112801486 gene encoding uncharacterized protein, whose protein sequence is MLPSPPPLQQPRYLRRQRQEPLRFPRIVWRRLCANFNAAKTSQSASNAAMSLVLGVPMNNARVAVLGTKILVIFMVAAAINEWRFSKLKEYKDRSIEAENEALDQYMQNVGLLEEVLSVKSLDDSEPSAAEPNPLVMEDEIESDYFRSFRLLTINEPIPEETNYASKKGKWTERLSTISDLIDKTNKARSEEDLKSCLELKFRFFNSDEHSGRIPFQESETHKNQASENHRQLNRITLYRNWLGPLMLIKKLSTPLTNTFLSFTMWRNYKGIVLFK
- the LOC140173451 gene encoding uncharacterized mitochondrial protein AtMg00810-like, which gives rise to MEVARSKKGIMLYQRKYALDLLWDAGFENCKPSTTPMDYTNKLSKDDGTQLTDSAHRVLRYIKGSPAIGIFFPVDSDLCVIGFTNSDWAACPDSRRSIFAYCFYVGSALVSWKSKKQVTVACSSAEAEYRALAAAIKEAIWISFLLKDLRMPPPGLSAPIVIVNQPFISPPTSSFTRALNTLRLIVILFETSSWRISFICCQSPQPIKSQTF